Proteins encoded in a region of the Coffea eugenioides isolate CCC68of chromosome 4, Ceug_1.0, whole genome shotgun sequence genome:
- the LOC113769390 gene encoding protein STRICTOSIDINE SYNTHASE-LIKE 10-like: MKDPKSKGQHILHKDDVHSGYEPRHPISQRKWSHEQFPISGASGPESLAFDRHGDGPYTGVSDGRIIKWDRNQSRWINFATTTPFRDGCEGSEDHVKTEARCGRPLGLSFDHKTGDLYIADAYMGLLAVGSKGGLATPVVQEVHGFPFKFLNDLVIDQDSGAIYFTDTSTRFERREFANVMFSGDNSGRLLKFDPRNNEVTVLLHNLMFPNGVALSKNGDFLLVAETTNSRVLRYWLEPSSKLGKVEVFANLPGRPDNIKRNQKGEFWVAANSEKGGLFNWILSRPRLGNFLARIHFDFTKLDSLFGNPDDAYAFAIRLSENGDALETIESSEGETLKYISDVDEESGGSLWVGSVVRPFAIKLTASN; encoded by the exons ATGAAAGATCCAAAGAGCAAAGGCCAGCATATTCTACACAAAGATGATG TCCATTCTGGTTATGAACCAAGACATCCTATTTCTCAGCGTAAATGGTCTCATGAACAGTTTCCAATCTCTGGTGCTTCCGGACCAGAGAGCCTTGCTTTCGATCGTCATGGTGATGGTCCCTATACCGGTGTTTCTGATGGCCGGATTATCAAGTGGGATCGGAACCAGAGTCGGTGGATAAATTTCGCAACAACAACTCCTTTCAG AGACGGATGTGAAGGTTCAGAAGATCATGTCAAGACGGAGGCTAGATGCGGAAGGCCACTAGGCCTAAGTTTCGATCACAAGACTGGTGACCTTTATATTGCGGATGCATATATGGGGCTCTTAGCAGTGGGTTCCAAAGGTGGATTGGCTACACCAGTGGTGCAGGAAGTCCATGGTTTTCCTTTTAAATTCCTCAATGATTTAGTTATTGATCAAGATAGTGGAGCAATCTATTTTACTGATACCAGTACAAGATTTGAAAGAAG ggaatttgcCAATGTGATGTTTAGCGGTGACAATTCAGGAAGGCTATTGAAGTTTGATCCAAGAAATAATGAAGTAACAGTTCTCCTGCACAACCTCATGTTTCCAAATGGAGTTGCGCTGAGCAAAAATGGCGATTTCCTTCTTGTCGCCGAGACCACAAATAGCAGAGTACTAAGATATTGGCTTGAGCCATCATCAAAGCTCGGAAAGGTTGAAGTCTTTGCAAATCTTCCGGGAAGGCCGGACAACATCAAAAGGAACCAAAAAGGAGAATTTTGGGTGGCGGCTAATTCAGAAAAGGGTGGTTTATTCAATTGGATTCTTTCACGTCCTCGGTTAGGAAATTTCCTAGCCAGAATCCATTTTGATTTTACTAAACTGGACTCGCTTTTTGGTAATCCCGATGATGCGTACGCTTTTGCAATTAGACTGAGTGAGAATGGCGACGCATTGGAAACGATAGAGAGTTCAGAAGGGGAGACGTTGAAGTACATTAGTGACGTAGATGAAGAGAGTGGTGGTAGTTTGTGGGTAGGGTCTGTAGTACGTCCTTTTGCTATTAAGTTGACTGCCAGCAATTAG
- the LOC113767845 gene encoding HVA22-like protein a — protein sequence MRGGGSGAGSLVKVLANNFDVLAWPVVSLVYPLYASIRAIETKSPVDDQQWLTYWILYSMITLFELTFAKIIEWIPIWSYAKLILTCWLVMPYFNGAAYVYEHFVRPTFVNRQPVNIWYVPRKKDVFSKPDDILTAAEKYIQEHGTEEFEKMIHRTDKNTTYSSNDYNNYSYYDDDYRY from the exons ATGCGAGGTGGTGGATCTGGAGCTGGAAGCTTAGTTAAAGTTTTGGCCAACAACTTTGATGTTCTTGCTTG GCCTGTGGTTAGTTTGGTGTATCCTCT TTATGCTTCCATCAGGGCAATTGAGACCAAGTCTCCTGTAGATGATCAGCAGTGGCTGACTTATTGGATTCTCTACTCCATGATCACCCTGTTTGAGCTTACTTTTGCAAAAATCATTGAATG GATCCCTATCTGGTCTTATGCAAAACTGATCTTGACCTGCTGGTTGGTCATGCCATACTTCAACGGAGCTGCCTATGTCTACGAGCACTTTGTTAGGCCTACCTTTGTTAACCGACAGCCCGTCAACATTTGGTACGTTCCACGGAAGAAGGATGTCTTCAGTAAGCCAGACGACATTCTCACTGCAGCTGAGAAATACATTCAAGAACACGGAACAGAAGAATTTGAGAAGATGATTCACAGG ACTGATAAGAATACGACGTACAGCAGCAATGACTACAATAACTACAGTTATTACGACGATGACTACAGATACTGA
- the LOC113767406 gene encoding PH, RCC1 and FYVE domains-containing protein 1-like, whose protein sequence is MTNLQRNSVAERNIDQAITALKRGSYLLKYGRRGKPKFCPFQLSNDETTLIWFVGKEEKQLRLNHVSRIIPGQRTDVFQRFPRPEKEYQSFSLIYGKRSLDLMCKDKDEAEIWFIALQALISKGNYQRWKTEVKGDDISSDTSSADAQRNIRPTVSTGSGDAAYEDSRQVHRNLLSLQKPPQKKLGRVFSEFLLNNSVDFSPQRDSFTNSTSSMSCTNMDDASGQSSADTSRVSSSSALSSSSQRSFFEDFDRLCDLFIWGEGTGDGLLGGGVHKVGEISGAKKDAFLPKALESTLVLDVQNIACGSRHAVLITKRGEVFSWGEGSGGRLGHGVETDIANPKLVETLNGLSINSVACGEYHNCALTVSGDLYTWGDGTHKLGLLGHGNEVSHWTPKKVTGQMECLYVLSVSCGPWHSAAITSLGQLFTFGDGSFGALGHGDRSSSSVPREVETLKGFRTVRVSCGFWHTAAVVDVSFQSTSSETSSGGKLFTWGNGDEGQLGHGDKEPRLLPFCITALEEMSFCKVACGQSITVALTASGEVYTMGRADYGQLGNPGHAGGLPTCVQGKLKNIFIEDIACGSFHVAALSSTSEVYTWGRGKNGQLGHGDFNDRDIPTLVEGLRNKQVKALACGNNFTAAICLHKQVSLADRSTCSGCTRPFNFKRKCKNCYNCGLAFCRACCSKKSLKASLAPNMKKPYRVCDNCFAKLHKGSDSGFSFLPPKALSGTKGRNAVEEKEKENFHTKPRGFLSKLSSFDSFRRSNIGHYKKSLKSTSISGHSSSIGSENSLCDKSCIPTPSRSMLDYAEKVSISAPGSTGHSQPSSPYSRGSSPFQSALVMPSSSPPLSIPDAVFDDSKQKSDSLTKEILLLREQVEILTCRSQFLASELERTSSQIKNATELARYEAEKNNAAKEVINSLIRQLRDMSAKVPQGASSCRTSDPFSENNSNSLSISSSWSQLTS, encoded by the exons ATGACTAACTTACAGCGAAACAGTGTTGCTGAGAGGAACATTGATCAG GCTATTACAGCATTGAAAAGAGGCTCGTATCTACTAAAGTATGGCCGCAGAGGGAAGCCAAAGTTTTGCCCTTTTCAGCTCTCTAAT GATGAGACAACACTAATATGGTTTGTTGGTAAGGAGGAGAAACAGCTTCGATTGAATCATGTTTCACGAATTATACCTGGACAGCGTACT gatgtattccaacgttttccTCGACCTGAAAAGGAATATCAATCATTTTCTCTTATATATGGAAAACGATCCTTGGATCTG ATGTGCAAAGATAAGGATGAAGCAGAAATCTGGTTTATCGCCCTTCAGGCATTGATCTCAAAGGGGAATTATCAAAGATGGAAAACAGAAGTAAAAGGTGATGATATATCATCAGACACTTCAAGTGCTGATGCTCAAAGGAATATACGGCCCACTGTGTCAACTGGCAGTGGAGATGCTGCTTATGAG GATTCCAGACAAGTACATAGAAACCTGCTTTCTCTTCAAAAGCCTCCACAGAAAAAATTGGGAAGAGTATTTTCGGAATTCTTACTTAACAATTCAGTGGATTTTTCTCCTCAGAGAGATTCTTTCACAAATTCAACAAGCTCAATGTCCTGCACGAATATGGATGATGCAAGTGGGCAAAGCTCTGCTGATACTTCACGAGTAAGTTCTTCCAGTGCACTTTCTTCATCTAGCCAGAGGTCCTTTTTTGAAGATTTTGATAGACTATGTGATCTTTTCATCTGGGGGGAAGGAACTGGTGATGGATTGTTGGGTGGGGGTGTGCACAAAGTTGGAGAGATTTCTGGTGCTAAAAAAGATGCATTTCTGCCAAAGGCTCTGGAATCAACACTGGTACTTGATGTTCAGAATATTGCTTGTGGAAGTAGACATGCTGTTTTAATTACAAAAAGGGGAGAGGTATTCAGTTGGGGTGAGGGATCTGGTGGTAGGCTTGGACATGGAGTAGAAACTGACATTGCTAATCCGAAACTAGTAGAGACTCTCAATGGATTGAGTATCAACTCCGTTGCTTGCGGTGAATATCATAATTGTGCTCTCACAGTATCAGGAGACCTCTATACATGGGGAGATGGAACTCATAAATTAGGCCTTCTTGGTCATGGAAATGAAGTTAGCCACTGGACTCCAAAAAAAGTAACTGGTCAGATGGAGTGCTTATATGTGTTGTCTGTTTCTTGTGGACCTTGGCATTCTGCAGCTATCACTTCGCTAGGTCAATTATTCACATTTGGAGATGGATCCTTTGGTGCTCTAGGTCATGGAGATCGTAGCAGCTCAAGTGTTCCCAGGGAAGTTGAAACTCTAAAAGGATTTCGAACAGTAAGGGTTTCTTGCGGATTTTGGCATACTGCTGCTGTAGTAGATGTTTCTTTTCAATCAACAAGTTCAGAAACCTCATCAGGTGGAAAGCTATTCACATGGGGAAATGGGGATGAAGGCCAACTTGGACATGGGGATAAAGAACCTAGACTTTTACCATTCTGCATTACTGCTCTTGAAGAGATGAGCTTTTGTAAAGTGGCCTGTGGTCAAAGCATCACAGTTGCTCTTACAGCCTCTGGTGAAGTATACACTATGGGAAGAGCGGACTATGGACAACTGGGAAATCCTGGACATGCTGGTGGGCTGCCCACTTGTGTGCAGGGAAAATTGAAAAACATTTTTATCGAAGATATAGCTTGTGGCTCTTTTCATGTTGCGGCCCTGAGTTCGACATCTGAAGTTTACACCTGGGGGAGGGGAAAAAATGGTCAGTTAGGGCATGGGGACTTTAATGACAGGGACATTCCTACACTAGTTGAAGGTCTGAGGAACAAACAAGTAAAGGCTTTAGCTTGTGGGAACAACTTCACTGCTGCTATATGTCTTCATAAACAAGTGTCTCTAGCTGATCGTTCAACTTGTTCAGGTTGCACTCGTCCGTTTAATTTCAAAAGGAAATGTAAGAACTGCTACAATTGTGGGCTTGCCTTCTGCAGGGCATGCTGCAGTAAGAAATCTCTAAAAGCTTCTTTGGCTCCAAATATGAAGAAACCCTATCGAGTTTGTGACAATTGTTTTGCCAAACTGCATAAGGGCTCGGATTCAGGTTTTAGTTTTCTACCTCCCAAGGCCTTGAGCGGAACCAAGGGGAGAAATGCTGTTgaggaaaaggagaaagagaacTTTCACACCAAACCTCGTGGTTTTCTTTCTAAACTCTCCTCTTTTGATTCATTCAGACGATCTAATATTGGACATTACAAGAAGAGCCTAAAGTCAACCTCAATCAGTGGGCATTCCTCTTCCATCGGTAGTGAAAATTCACTATGTGATAAGTCATGCATACCAACTCCGTCAAGGTCTATGTTGGACTACGCTGAGAAAGTATCTATTTCTGCTCCTGGTTCAACGGGGCATTCTCAACCATCATCTCCTTACTCTAGAGGATCAAGTCCATTTCAATCTGCATTGGTTAtgccttcttcttctcctcctcttTCAATTCCTGATGCAGTATTTGATGATTCAAAGCAGAAAAGTGACAGTTTGACAAAAGAAATATTGCTCTTGAGAGAACAG GTGGAGATTCTTACCTGCAGATCTCAGTTCCTGGCATCAGAACTGGAAAGAACATCAAGCCAAATAAAGAACGCTACAGAATTAGCAAGGTATGAGGCAGAGAAAAACAATGCTGCAAAGGAAGTAATAAACTCACTGATCAGGCAG TTGAGGGACATGTCTGCAAAAGTGCCTCAAGGGGCTTCCTCCTGCAGAACTTCGGATCCATTTTCAGAGAACAACTCCAATTCCCTGAGCATTTCTTCTTCCTGGAGCCAATTAACCAGCTAA